One Picosynechococcus sp. PCC 7003 genomic region harbors:
- a CDS encoding DNA/RNA non-specific endonuclease, translating into MRDIKWAIALAKSIIKHPIRAIPLLIGIGLVFFGAQNYEPPTEPNEARSSAVPGGSASNNPCPVHLPNGLPIGTPATNDLVVRDIYCLSSNDRTKFADWVAFRLDRATITGSSDQDREWEADPAIARDQTLEPEDFRGAYKWGNYDRGHLAPLASFRGKNWQQVNYLSNITPQKASLNRGAWKELEEYERDLVRQHGEVYVIVGTAYDSQPLQLINADEPTDIPDYFWRIIQYNGQTEAYLFPQDTPSGTDFRQGKTTVDEIERRSSLIFVLHHKNN; encoded by the coding sequence ATGAGAGACATCAAATGGGCGATCGCCTTAGCCAAATCAATCATCAAGCATCCCATCCGAGCTATCCCTTTATTGATTGGCATTGGCCTAGTCTTTTTTGGCGCACAAAATTACGAACCCCCCACAGAACCCAATGAGGCGCGCAGCTCCGCTGTCCCCGGAGGAAGCGCCAGCAATAACCCTTGCCCTGTTCATCTTCCTAATGGTTTACCCATCGGAACCCCAGCCACTAATGATCTAGTGGTGCGTGATATCTACTGTCTCAGTTCCAATGACCGCACCAAGTTTGCTGATTGGGTTGCTTTCCGCTTAGACCGAGCCACCATCACTGGCAGTTCTGACCAAGACCGGGAATGGGAAGCAGATCCGGCGATCGCCCGTGACCAGACCCTCGAACCCGAAGACTTTCGCGGAGCTTACAAATGGGGCAACTATGACCGGGGCCATCTAGCACCCTTGGCATCATTCCGAGGTAAGAACTGGCAACAGGTGAACTACCTCAGCAACATCACTCCCCAGAAAGCCAGCCTGAACCGGGGAGCGTGGAAAGAACTCGAAGAATATGAACGGGATCTTGTTAGACAGCACGGCGAAGTCTATGTGATTGTGGGCACTGCCTATGATAGTCAGCCCCTACAACTGATCAATGCCGATGAACCCACCGATATCCCCGATTACTTTTGGCGCATCATCCAATACAACGGCCAGACTGAAGCCTATCTCTTTCCCCAGGATACCCCCAGCGGCACCGACTTCCGACAAGGTAAAACGACTGTCGATGAGATTGAGCGGCGAAGCAGTTTAATTTTTGTCTTACACCACAAAAATAATTAA
- a CDS encoding DUF559 domain-containing protein: protein MPEYPDIYIPPRLKQISSAKPELPAPPAKPVKPEHPTKPKWWPPITVGLLCLVATLIIFSNIPVLSLITGGLGIAVTRLIQTQGFRGDLAEYRRLEQEYPRRLTDYEKERRNFQDLKNRLKDPQFVQEYQQKLLNQFKNTIYQPDGYNSNARTGRCEGCLYRAMNKHLPGKIIQNAKLDIPNYSYPYSPDVCYVYDDIYFDIEVDEPYTPLNGDGDYKPIHGWEESKEHNRNNFFLNKGWVVIRFSEEQVARYPDSCVKEIAQVVEQITQEPLPASLVNVENLNPQPRWTIEEAEQLADRNHRQTYDC, encoded by the coding sequence ATGCCCGAATATCCTGATATCTATATACCCCCTCGCTTGAAGCAGATCTCCTCGGCTAAGCCAGAGTTACCAGCTCCCCCAGCAAAACCTGTAAAACCTGAACATCCAACAAAACCTAAATGGTGGCCACCGATTACAGTAGGTCTGCTTTGCTTAGTGGCTACATTAATCATCTTTTCTAATATTCCTGTACTTAGCTTAATTACAGGAGGGCTAGGGATCGCAGTCACTCGATTGATTCAAACTCAAGGATTCAGAGGAGATTTAGCCGAATATCGTAGATTAGAGCAGGAATACCCTCGTAGACTAACCGACTACGAAAAGGAAAGAAGAAATTTTCAAGATCTCAAAAATAGACTCAAGGACCCTCAATTTGTTCAAGAGTACCAACAAAAACTTCTTAATCAGTTTAAAAATACTATTTATCAGCCTGATGGATATAACAGCAATGCTCGAACTGGACGCTGTGAAGGTTGTTTATACAGAGCGATGAATAAGCACCTTCCTGGAAAAATCATCCAAAATGCCAAACTAGATATTCCAAATTACTCATACCCCTATAGTCCTGATGTCTGCTATGTCTATGATGATATCTACTTTGATATTGAAGTAGACGAGCCTTATACACCACTCAATGGGGATGGGGATTATAAGCCCATCCATGGCTGGGAAGAATCGAAAGAACACAACAGAAACAATTTTTTCCTGAACAAGGGCTGGGTCGTGATTCGTTTCTCTGAGGAACAAGTGGCCCGTTATCCCGATTCATGTGTTAAGGAGATCGCCCAAGTAGTTGAGCAGATAACACAAGAACCACTTCCAGCTTCATTAGTCAATGTCGAAAATTTAAACCCTCAACCTCGCTGGACGATAGAGGAAGCAGAGCAATTGGCAGACCGTAATCATCGCCAAACCTATGACTGCTGA
- a CDS encoding plasmid replication protein, CyRepA1 family has protein sequence MANFTLLKGDCPICGGIRNGRQKLDCKQSGELIHCFSHNDPPPGFRFVGQSAIGQSLYAPEREKGLDPEQHRAALAKLRAEYQAQAAARQAQLPAIPVRHQEILGYPAELTPAQNTDLLRRGLTQQEIDFALSQHWLFGCQGGYGITAIDSATGMFCGAQRALDDRSQRKYDWAIFAGRNQLKETGENPLFVWRSPDFNPKKPYEVKFCEGALKSLIRAFLEWRHSPQVILVGAAGGIFGEQSVQRLLGVYDKVWRFTLLPDADSQNLRKKNLYAGYGKLAKAIAPLKFADWGQWQDKSQGDCDEGLRDYVRRSPNVWLQPFKLAEAAEKTLKATQRFTVTPTVTINDGAQYLPDDVIPLPTEARVVGLEVPKNCGKSYQQGQHIEKLRRLGYYPIQMSHRRGLAAEKAKEWQMTYIEADSPLPPEMPSNGLSVVVDSVLKLRHYDFSSQKIVLFWDEIEQILEHICHSTTSIRERRAAVMAYIGELMESAHQVILADADLKTIAVDWAVSLTASRKSEVCLIRKQYRHNRKAIICSDTTDALVYAAQQLQADNPTYIAVAGQKANSRFGSQSLENYLSGQANSTIRVDSDTNRDPAHPAYKITKNIEVLNHYQLAIATAVIGTGVNIKGDHFKSVIGIAAGNESVESFLQKLSRVRNDGDRLVAISSTANSLSQRYGGHTNVQQLLLNDSKQGQLLRQHLQSFGDWGDNWLFNPWLKAFAERICLNNELGKNYKASVMAQLHREGYQIIEQSFCDRGQRKKIRRLLDDGCHKQIRKYIADILASKPKLGEDLKASKATFDQTYPEKCAEVHGDLLTLYGDDSEAIAQAHLTQRHFYRKLQLHFWLNQTQEAVKQRDERKLKFLRESNEGRLFQNDVNQMTFSVTVAAMRKLGLADILQRGYISSDCSHIERIKQILNDDKQRQDFSRQLRLGLDDCPRKSPVAISVFLLKNLLGLDVARDGEGKAVRQKLNGILTTPIDFGDINREAIFQFWEQNIILDDLEEKKIASQADHFWKTKNLSIEKNDPVPETTIQQGLQPADHFFPHSRSSQTIPENKPQNPAVLAVNKQSPPDQIPDDPVSPLSWDILRPIQDAIMALARGDRRPLWKLVVKFHFPTIQRAAQQLDAMPGGSGFMACLFSRWQISSA, from the coding sequence ATGGCTAACTTCACCCTCCTCAAGGGCGATTGCCCCATCTGTGGTGGTATCCGCAACGGCAGGCAGAAACTGGATTGTAAGCAATCTGGGGAGCTGATCCACTGCTTCAGTCACAACGATCCCCCCCCCGGATTTCGGTTTGTTGGTCAATCAGCAATTGGTCAGTCCCTCTATGCCCCAGAACGGGAAAAAGGGCTAGATCCAGAGCAACACCGGGCTGCACTGGCAAAACTCCGGGCTGAATACCAAGCCCAGGCAGCGGCACGACAGGCCCAACTTCCCGCCATCCCGGTACGGCACCAGGAAATTCTTGGATATCCAGCGGAATTAACCCCGGCCCAAAACACTGACCTCCTGCGACGTGGCTTAACCCAGCAGGAAATTGACTTTGCCCTGTCCCAGCACTGGCTCTTTGGCTGTCAGGGTGGTTATGGCATCACGGCAATAGATTCTGCCACTGGGATGTTTTGCGGTGCCCAGCGGGCCTTAGATGACCGTTCCCAGCGCAAATATGATTGGGCGATCTTCGCCGGACGTAATCAACTCAAGGAAACAGGTGAGAATCCGCTCTTTGTGTGGCGATCGCCTGACTTTAATCCGAAAAAACCCTACGAAGTCAAATTCTGTGAAGGTGCTCTCAAATCCCTAATCCGCGCTTTCCTGGAATGGCGGCACAGTCCCCAGGTGATTCTAGTGGGTGCGGCTGGGGGTATTTTTGGGGAGCAGTCTGTCCAGCGATTGTTAGGGGTCTATGACAAGGTTTGGCGCTTTACCCTCCTCCCTGATGCCGATAGCCAGAATCTCAGGAAGAAAAATCTCTATGCGGGTTACGGCAAATTAGCGAAGGCGATCGCCCCGCTTAAATTTGCGGACTGGGGCCAGTGGCAGGATAAATCTCAAGGCGATTGTGACGAGGGTCTGCGGGATTATGTGCGCAGATCGCCTAATGTCTGGTTACAACCCTTCAAGCTGGCTGAAGCCGCTGAGAAAACCCTCAAGGCCACCCAACGCTTTACCGTGACGCCTACGGTCACTATTAACGATGGAGCACAGTATCTCCCTGATGATGTCATTCCGCTACCCACAGAAGCACGAGTGGTGGGTCTGGAGGTGCCGAAGAATTGCGGTAAGTCCTACCAGCAAGGCCAGCACATTGAGAAATTGCGTCGCCTTGGGTATTACCCCATTCAAATGTCCCACCGTCGCGGTTTAGCGGCAGAGAAGGCGAAGGAATGGCAGATGACCTACATCGAGGCCGATAGTCCTTTACCCCCAGAGATGCCCAGCAATGGCCTCAGTGTGGTGGTGGATTCGGTGCTGAAGTTGCGGCATTATGACTTCTCTAGCCAAAAAATTGTCCTGTTCTGGGATGAAATTGAACAAATCCTGGAGCACATCTGCCACAGCACCACTTCTATCCGGGAACGTCGGGCTGCAGTGATGGCCTACATTGGTGAACTGATGGAAAGTGCCCACCAAGTCATCCTCGCTGATGCTGACCTAAAGACCATTGCCGTGGATTGGGCTGTTTCCCTCACCGCATCCCGCAAGTCTGAGGTCTGTCTCATCCGTAAGCAGTACCGCCATAACCGCAAGGCAATTATTTGCTCTGATACCACTGATGCTCTGGTTTATGCGGCTCAACAACTCCAAGCGGATAATCCCACCTACATCGCCGTGGCAGGTCAGAAGGCCAATAGTCGCTTTGGCAGTCAATCCCTAGAGAATTACCTCTCTGGTCAAGCTAACTCGACGATTCGGGTCGATAGTGATACCAACCGTGACCCGGCTCACCCTGCCTACAAAATCACCAAGAATATTGAGGTGCTTAATCACTACCAGTTGGCGATCGCCACGGCGGTGATTGGTACTGGGGTGAATATCAAGGGCGACCACTTTAAGTCGGTGATTGGTATTGCTGCTGGCAATGAGTCCGTGGAATCCTTCCTCCAGAAGCTTAGTAGGGTCAGGAACGATGGCGATCGCCTAGTGGCGATCAGCAGCACCGCCAACAGTCTCTCCCAACGCTATGGGGGCCACACTAATGTGCAGCAATTGTTGCTTAACGACTCGAAACAGGGTCAACTCCTCCGTCAGCACCTCCAATCCTTCGGCGACTGGGGCGATAACTGGCTGTTTAATCCCTGGCTCAAGGCTTTTGCCGAACGCATTTGTTTGAATAACGAACTGGGTAAGAACTACAAAGCCTCTGTGATGGCCCAGCTCCACCGGGAAGGCTACCAAATCATTGAGCAATCCTTCTGTGACCGAGGCCAGCGCAAGAAAATCCGCAGACTCCTCGATGATGGTTGCCACAAGCAAATCCGCAAATACATCGCTGACATCCTCGCCAGCAAGCCCAAACTTGGGGAGGATTTAAAGGCTTCTAAGGCCACCTTTGACCAGACCTACCCCGAAAAATGTGCGGAGGTTCATGGGGATCTACTCACCCTCTATGGCGATGATTCCGAGGCGATCGCCCAGGCCCACCTCACCCAACGCCATTTCTACCGCAAGCTCCAGCTCCACTTCTGGCTTAATCAAACCCAGGAGGCTGTTAAACAGCGGGATGAACGCAAACTCAAATTCCTCCGGGAGAGCAATGAAGGTAGGTTATTTCAGAATGATGTAAATCAAATGACTTTTTCTGTCACTGTGGCGGCGATGCGGAAGCTTGGGTTAGCTGATATTCTCCAACGAGGATACATCAGCAGTGATTGTTCCCATATTGAGCGCATTAAGCAGATTCTCAATGACGATAAACAACGTCAGGACTTTTCCCGCCAGCTCCGGCTTGGTTTGGATGATTGCCCCCGCAAATCCCCCGTGGCGATCTCAGTCTTCCTCCTGAAGAATCTCCTTGGCCTTGATGTGGCTAGGGATGGTGAGGGTAAAGCCGTCCGTCAAAAACTCAACGGCATTCTCACCACTCCCATCGACTTCGGCGACATTAACCGGGAAGCCATCTTTCAATTCTGGGAGCAAAACATCATCCTTGATGACCTGGAAGAAAAGAAAATAGCTAGTCAAGCGGATCATTTTTGGAAAACCAAGAATTTATCTATAGAGAAAAATGATCCGGTTCCTGAAACAACTATTCAGCAAGGGTTACAGCCAGCGGATCATTTTTTCCCACATTCAAGATCCAGCCAGACTATCCCAGAAAATAAACCTCAAAATCCAGCAGTTTTAGCGGTCAATAAACAATCTCCCCCAGACCAGATACCAGATGACCCAGTTTCACCCCTGTCTTGGGACATACTCAGGCCCATCCAGGACGCAATTATGGCTTTAGCGAGGGGCGATCGCCGACCTTTATGGAAGCTGGTAGTGAAATTTCATTTCCCGACGATTCAGCGGGCGGCCCAGCAGTTAGATGCGATGCCCGGAGGCTCAGGGTTTATGGCCTGTCTGTTTTCCCGGTGGCAGATATCTAGCGCTTAG
- a CDS encoding antirestriction protein ArdA, with protein sequence MLTLTDTPRIYVACLAAYNNGFLHGAWIDADQDAEDIRKEVREMLKTSPAWKIGDICEEWAIHDYEGFEGIRLSEWEPFETVSALAQAIADHGPAFAAYYSTVTYGDRVADTVARFEEDYRGTYDSKKDFVMEMLDECGTLDAWEAAGMNLGYIDFEAIARDWFINDYFAEPAPNYQIYVFAYQ encoded by the coding sequence ATGCTTACTTTAACCGATACCCCTCGGATCTATGTCGCTTGCCTTGCGGCCTACAACAACGGTTTTTTACATGGGGCTTGGATTGATGCAGACCAAGACGCCGAAGACATCCGCAAAGAAGTGCGAGAAATGCTCAAGACTTCTCCCGCTTGGAAAATTGGCGACATTTGCGAAGAATGGGCCATACATGATTACGAGGGTTTCGAGGGTATCCGCCTTAGCGAGTGGGAACCTTTCGAGACTGTATCAGCCCTAGCCCAGGCGATCGCCGACCATGGCCCAGCCTTTGCCGCCTATTATTCAACCGTCACCTATGGCGATCGCGTAGCGGATACTGTCGCCCGGTTTGAGGAAGACTATCGCGGCACCTATGACAGTAAAAAAGATTTTGTCATGGAGATGCTAGACGAATGCGGAACCCTTGACGCTTGGGAAGCAGCAGGAATGAACCTGGGCTATATCGACTTTGAAGCGATCGCCCGTGACTGGTTCATTAATGACTACTTTGCGGAGCCAGCCCCCAATTATCAGATCTACGTTTTCGCTTACCAGTAA
- a CDS encoding metal-dependent hydrolase → MMSVTHAIIGVCGTTLLLQTADPVVLGLAIIGSQIPDLDSSHSLVGQVFFPVSHWLEDRYPHRTITHCLLFNAVLSAIAGALWYFLGIPTPWAIALPLGHFLAIFSDTFTKQGVQLFYPLQAWCVCGMNPKRRMKTGGKAEYWVLGIAVLILFLNLNLLGNGGFRDVASRTLNLKDHSIREYNAKAATNATWLHVEGVWASDRRPVNQTFFIVAEDGGYIVTDGQGVYKVGETGDILPTLVRLDIGDEQTVETFTQGFNDEPLDEVLREISQRYPNGLVLISGNVAIDFPEELPGSLPQPLTPYGDRIAFNYADTNQVIPVLEGQWAIGQLEFKVFTPAPTF, encoded by the coding sequence ATGATGAGTGTGACCCATGCCATTATTGGCGTTTGTGGCACCACCCTACTGTTGCAAACCGCTGACCCAGTGGTGCTAGGCTTGGCAATTATCGGCTCACAAATTCCTGACCTCGACAGCTCCCATAGCCTCGTGGGTCAGGTCTTTTTTCCTGTGTCCCATTGGCTTGAAGACCGTTACCCCCACCGGACGATTACCCACTGTCTTCTATTCAATGCCGTCCTCAGTGCGATCGCCGGAGCACTTTGGTATTTCCTCGGTATCCCGACCCCCTGGGCGATCGCCTTACCCCTGGGTCACTTTCTCGCTATCTTCTCCGATACCTTCACGAAGCAGGGCGTGCAACTGTTCTATCCCTTGCAGGCGTGGTGCGTCTGCGGCATGAATCCAAAACGACGCATGAAGACCGGAGGTAAAGCAGAATATTGGGTCTTGGGGATCGCTGTACTAATTTTGTTCTTAAATCTGAACCTGTTGGGCAATGGTGGTTTTCGGGATGTTGCCAGCCGCACGCTAAACCTCAAAGACCATAGCATCAGGGAATACAATGCCAAAGCTGCCACCAATGCAACTTGGCTCCATGTGGAGGGAGTCTGGGCTAGCGATCGCCGCCCCGTTAATCAAACCTTTTTTATTGTGGCCGAGGATGGTGGGTACATCGTTACTGATGGCCAGGGGGTTTATAAAGTTGGTGAAACAGGAGATATTTTGCCGACCCTGGTACGCCTAGACATTGGCGATGAGCAAACCGTTGAAACCTTTACCCAGGGCTTTAATGATGAACCGTTGGATGAGGTGCTGCGGGAAATTTCCCAGCGTTACCCCAATGGCCTTGTCCTTATTTCTGGCAATGTGGCGATCGACTTCCCTGAAGAGTTACCCGGTTCACTCCCCCAACCCCTAACGCCCTACGGAGATCGCATTGCCTTCAACTATGCCGACACCAATCAGGTCATTCCTGTTCTGGAGGGTCAATGGGCAATCGGCCAGTTGGAGTTTAAGGTGTTTACCCCAGCCCCCACTTTTTAA
- a CDS encoding siphovirus Gp157 family protein, producing the protein MNTLFEITADIRLLEELLDNADDQNQEQTILNFLADSQADLKTKVDNYVELIQELQARAIARKDRAKQIQELARNDESKAKRLKTLLQTHLQSLDIKRLDTERHRVTIAKNGGKAPLILREDLNVEDLPQQFQKVTIEPDTTAIREAIEAGDETAQAIAHLGERGQSIRIK; encoded by the coding sequence ATGAACACTTTATTTGAAATCACCGCAGACATTCGCCTACTCGAAGAACTTCTGGACAATGCCGACGACCAAAACCAAGAACAGACGATCCTTAATTTCCTTGCAGACTCCCAAGCTGACTTGAAGACCAAGGTTGATAACTATGTCGAACTGATCCAGGAACTACAAGCGAGAGCGATCGCCCGCAAAGACCGAGCCAAGCAGATCCAGGAACTTGCTCGCAATGATGAAAGCAAAGCCAAACGCCTCAAGACTTTACTGCAAACCCACCTGCAATCCCTCGACATCAAACGCCTGGACACAGAACGGCATCGAGTGACCATTGCGAAAAATGGTGGGAAAGCACCCCTGATTTTACGGGAAGATCTCAATGTGGAAGACCTACCCCAACAATTCCAAAAAGTCACCATCGAACCCGACACCACCGCAATCCGTGAGGCCATTGAAGCAGGCGACGAGACAGCCCAGGCGATCGCCCACCTTGGCGAACGAGGTCAGTCCATTCGTATTAAGTAA
- the parA gene encoding ParA family partition ATPase, whose product MIITLSSLKGGSGKSTLAIHLAHAIALSKRRVLLVDADPQGSAQGWSAAREEKPPFTVIGMARNTLHRDLPDIAKDYDHVVIDTPPRVSALARTAILAADLVLIPVQPSSYDVWAASETVILIDEAQGFKPDIKAAFIINRRIPNTVIGRDVEEALSEYDLPTLPQAIAQRVAFSESSSGHTVMEMSATSSASKEVLKFAKDILKLMEVKKW is encoded by the coding sequence ATGATTATTACCCTCAGTTCCCTTAAAGGCGGGAGCGGGAAATCAACCTTGGCAATCCATCTCGCCCATGCGATCGCCCTATCAAAGCGACGAGTTTTGTTAGTCGATGCCGATCCCCAAGGAAGTGCTCAAGGCTGGTCAGCCGCACGAGAAGAAAAGCCGCCCTTTACTGTAATTGGGATGGCACGAAATACTTTGCACCGAGATTTGCCTGACATCGCCAAAGACTATGACCATGTGGTGATTGATACGCCCCCACGGGTTAGTGCCCTAGCTCGAACAGCGATCCTTGCCGCTGATTTGGTGTTGATTCCAGTCCAGCCCAGTTCCTACGATGTTTGGGCAGCATCAGAAACCGTCATCCTCATCGATGAAGCCCAAGGATTTAAACCAGATATCAAAGCCGCATTCATCATTAACCGTCGCATTCCCAATACTGTTATTGGTCGTGATGTGGAAGAGGCTTTATCTGAATATGACCTTCCCACACTACCGCAGGCGATCGCCCAACGGGTAGCGTTTAGTGAGTCCTCATCTGGCCATACCGTCATGGAAATGTCGGCGACAAGTTCTGCCTCAAAAGAAGTTTTGAAATTTGCCAAAGACATTTTGAAATTAATGGAGGTTAAAAAATGGTAG
- a CDS encoding Rad52/Rad22 family DNA repair protein, translated as MTTITSPQTQRPSSIGEWTLKQTIETLSRPIPASMLGTKDRNITYLPWHNAVKILDKYCPGWTWEIVTIQASGDRLFLTGRLTLTVAEGNIYREATGTETLKLVKRTGEVVEHPYGDPSSNAESMAFRRACAKFGLGLYLYQ; from the coding sequence ATGACCACCATCACAAGCCCTCAAACCCAACGCCCCAGTAGCATCGGTGAATGGACATTGAAGCAAACCATTGAAACATTATCCCGACCTATTCCCGCATCCATGCTTGGCACAAAAGACCGGAATATCACTTATCTCCCCTGGCACAATGCCGTCAAAATCCTTGATAAATATTGCCCCGGCTGGACTTGGGAAATTGTCACCATTCAAGCCAGCGGCGATCGCCTTTTCCTTACAGGAAGATTAACCCTCACTGTGGCCGAGGGAAACATATACCGTGAAGCCACTGGCACCGAAACGCTCAAACTGGTGAAGCGCACCGGAGAAGTTGTTGAACACCCCTATGGCGATCCGTCGAGTAACGCCGAGAGTATGGCTTTCCGGCGAGCCTGCGCAAAGTTTGGCTTAGGACTCTACCTCTACCAGTAA
- a CDS encoding DNA cytosine methyltransferase has product MLRHCELFGGIGGFSHAIAKYYSESIKTTDYCDIDEQAIAVYSNYFPKVTIHKDIRTYYPQQKEFDLITCGFPCTGTSHAGSKTGLHHPESQLWREGLRIMCQVRPQYFIWEQPVGIATRGLRAILGGCRMAGYQTTGFTIAASELGASHRRERTFIIAYLDHRTGHDPQCWSDEVRTKAEAIRRYSPWLSIQPRGDGDVHGFSMASLQLNHWTTLHPTAYLVPSGLKGRNDVRRLAGKTVTPAQAAIALHFVDWHHQQKAR; this is encoded by the coding sequence ATGCTCAGACACTGCGAACTCTTCGGCGGCATTGGGGGCTTCTCCCATGCGATCGCCAAATATTATTCCGAAAGCATCAAAACCACAGACTACTGCGACATCGACGAACAGGCGATCGCCGTCTATTCCAACTACTTCCCCAAAGTCACCATTCACAAAGACATCCGCACCTACTACCCCCAACAAAAAGAATTCGACCTCATCACCTGCGGCTTCCCCTGCACCGGAACTTCCCACGCAGGCAGCAAAACCGGACTCCATCACCCCGAATCACAGTTATGGCGCGAAGGATTACGCATTATGTGCCAAGTCCGACCCCAATATTTCATCTGGGAGCAACCTGTGGGCATTGCCACTAGAGGTTTACGAGCAATCCTTGGGGGATGCCGAATGGCTGGCTATCAAACAACGGGTTTTACAATCGCCGCTAGTGAACTCGGCGCATCCCACCGACGGGAAAGAACGTTTATTATTGCCTACCTTGACCACAGGACAGGGCACGACCCGCAATGCTGGTCAGACGAAGTTAGAACAAAGGCTGAAGCAATTAGGCGTTATTCCCCCTGGCTATCAATTCAGCCCAGAGGCGATGGCGATGTACATGGGTTTTCCATGGCATCTCTTCAGCTCAATCACTGGACAACGCTTCACCCAACTGCCTACCTCGTTCCCAGTGGCCTCAAAGGACGTAACGATGTCAGACGCCTCGCTGGAAAAACTGTCACCCCAGCCCAAGCGGCGATCGCTCTCCACTTCGTTGACTGGCACCACCAACAAAAGGCGCGGTAG